One segment of Cloacibacillus sp. DNA contains the following:
- a CDS encoding 2-aminoethylphosphonate--pyruvate transaminase (catalyzes the formation of phosphonoacetaldehyde from 2-aminoethylphosphonate and pyruvate) — translation MTQNPYLLLTPGPLSTTAAVKEAMLRDWCTWDSDYSDLVERMREELVSLAVENEGSRAAYTAVPMQGSGTYGVESVIGSVLPRDGRLLVISNGAYGRRAAQTAAVLKINAVELSYRETERPDAADV, via the coding sequence ATGACGCAAAATCCATACCTTCTGCTCACACCCGGGCCGCTTTCTACCACTGCGGCGGTGAAAGAGGCGATGCTGCGCGACTGGTGCACGTGGGACAGCGATTACAGCGACCTCGTTGAGCGGATGAGGGAGGAGCTGGTCTCGCTTGCTGTGGAAAACGAAGGTTCGCGCGCGGCCTACACAGCGGTGCCCATGCAAGGAAGCGGCACATACGGAGTAGAATCCGTCATAGGCAGCGTCCTGCCGCGGGACGGCCGGCTGCTTGTCATCTCAAACGGCGCCTATGGCAGACGCGCGGCGCAGACGGCTGCCGTGCTCAAAATAAACGCGGTCGAACTTTCATACCGCGAGACTGAGCGTCCGGACGCAGCAGATGTCG